The DNA region GCCGACAAACTCAAAAAACATGGCGCGGGTGCATCCACTTTCTCTGATTGGTGGGCATATAAGTTTGAAGTGAATGATGCCATTCCCTATAATGCCGCACTTTTAACAAGAATGGGTGTTGTCACAGCCATAAATTCTGATGATGCCGAAATGGCCAGACGTCTCAACCAGGAGGCTGCCAAAACCATCAAATATGGAAATTTGACAGAGATGGAAGCTTTAAAAACTATTACGCTCAACCCTGCCAAACTCTTGCATATCGATCATCGCACCGGTAGTATTAAGCCCGGCAAAGACGCCGATTTGGTCATTTGGTCGGGACATCCGCTGTCGGTATATTCCGTAGTAGAAAAAACTTTTATTGAAGGGGTGTTGTATTACGACAGCAATCAGGAAGTTATGATGAAACAAAGGGATGATAAAGAAAAAATGCGCATTCTTAAAAAAATGCAGCAAAGTGAGGACTATCAAAAAGCTGCTCCGTATCAGCCAAAGAAAAAAATATTATATCATTGTGAATCAATGGAAATTGAATAAAATATTGAATGTATGAGAGTAATCAAAAAATACTTGCTTTTTATTTTCATAGGTTGTTTTACTTTGATGCAAGCCCAAAAGTTGCAATCATCCTATCAGGCCATTACCAATGCCATCATTCATATTGGCAACGGACAGGTGATCAATAACGGATATATTGTGTTTAGAGGAGATACGATTGTTGAAACCGGCCAAATGGGATCTTTTCAAAATCATTATCAAGCCGATGTGTTGGATGTGGAAGGATCGCATGTATATCCCGGTTTTATTGCCATGAATACCATTTTGGGATTGACTGAAATTGATGCAGTGAGAGCCACCAGGGATTTTGCAGAAACCGGAACGTTTAATCCAAATGTCCGCACAGCTATTGCTTTTAATGCTGAGTCAAAAATCATACAAACTGTCAGAACCAACGGTGTGTTGCTGGCAGAAATTGCACCAAGGGGCGGAATCTTCAGCGGGACATCATCAGTGATGCAACTGGACGGATGGAATTGGGAAGATGCACTTGTCAAAGCCGATGTGGGAATTCATCTGAATTGGCCCCGGTATTTTAATAGAACCGGATGGTGGGCTGAGCCTGGTCCCGTAAAGAAAAATGAAAAATACCAAGAAAATGTGGATAAAATTATTCAATTTATAGAAGAAGCCAAAGCTTATTGTGCCTTAAAAGACAAAACAGAAAGAAATCTCCGGTATGAAGCCATGTGTGGGTTGTTTACCGGTGAAAAAAAATTGTTCGTACATGCAGAATTTGCCCATGAAATAACCGATGCCGTTACATTATTGAGCAAATATAATATACCATTGGTGATTGTGGGAGGTTATGAAAGCTGGAAAGTGACCGGGTTGTTGAAAGATAAAAAAGTTCCTGTTGTGTTACGACGTATTCATGAATTGCCGCAAAATGATTCCGATCCTTTGCACCTGCCTTTTGAAATTCCCTACAAGTTATATCAAGCAGGTGTAGAATTTTGTTTTCAAAACGAAGGGGACATGGAGGCCATGCAGACGCGTAATCTTCCTTTTTTGGCCGGCACGGCAGCGGCATATGGCTTGCCTTATGAAGACGCCATTAAAGCATTGACCTTGACTCCTGCCCGAATTTTGGGAATTGATCAACAATTTGGCTCATTGGAAAAAGGTAAAAGTGCCACATTCTTTATTTCAAAAGGAGATGTGATGGATATGCGTACAAGCAAGATCACTCATATTTATATCCGTGGAAAAGCAATTGAAACAGAAAATTTTCAGTACCGACTATATGAAAAATATGCCCGTAAATATGGGTTGGATCCGGTGAAATAAATCCATAATTTCGGAAAATCATGTTAAAATTGGTTTTACGTTATTTCAAATGGGCATTCTGGTTGTTTAATTTTATTTCTGTTCTTTGGGTAGTGATTTACCGCTTTGTAAATCCCCCGGTCACTTATTTGATGATCTTAAGGT from Vicingaceae bacterium includes:
- a CDS encoding imidazolonepropionase → MRVIKKYLLFIFIGCFTLMQAQKLQSSYQAITNAIIHIGNGQVINNGYIVFRGDTIVETGQMGSFQNHYQADVLDVEGSHVYPGFIAMNTILGLTEIDAVRATRDFAETGTFNPNVRTAIAFNAESKIIQTVRTNGVLLAEIAPRGGIFSGTSSVMQLDGWNWEDALVKADVGIHLNWPRYFNRTGWWAEPGPVKKNEKYQENVDKIIQFIEEAKAYCALKDKTERNLRYEAMCGLFTGEKKLFVHAEFAHEITDAVTLLSKYNIPLVIVGGYESWKVTGLLKDKKVPVVLRRIHELPQNDSDPLHLPFEIPYKLYQAGVEFCFQNEGDMEAMQTRNLPFLAGTAAAYGLPYEDAIKALTLTPARILGIDQQFGSLEKGKSATFFISKGDVMDMRTSKITHIYIRGKAIETENFQYRLYEKYARKYGLDPVK